One Peterkaempfera bronchialis DNA window includes the following coding sequences:
- a CDS encoding phosphotransferase enzyme family protein produces MAVEASREHLRAACEVAGLPGQAERAELIRLGENAMWRVSNGLVARIARDRQQQAAAREVRVASWLAENGIPAVQPIKELPQAQDVGGRAVTWWHDLGHHRAGTVVELAGLLRQLHSLPVPLELDLGYVDPFVRLDDRIGQTDLDPMQRAWLHDHLAHLRAAWAALPETAPHVVVHGDAWAGNVALTPDGTAHLLDFERTAVGPREWDLASTAVACKTSGTVSAEDYQSYCRVYGCDVTEWLGYPTLRGARELRLACFAAQVAVQHPAAHEHAVHRVECLQGLHGPRPWSWSPVP; encoded by the coding sequence ATGGCCGTGGAGGCGAGCAGGGAGCATCTGCGGGCAGCCTGCGAAGTCGCGGGACTGCCTGGGCAGGCCGAACGAGCGGAGCTGATCCGGCTCGGCGAGAATGCCATGTGGCGTGTGTCGAACGGCCTCGTCGCTCGGATTGCCCGTGACAGGCAGCAGCAGGCTGCCGCCCGTGAGGTGCGCGTCGCATCGTGGTTGGCAGAGAACGGCATTCCCGCGGTTCAGCCGATCAAGGAGCTGCCCCAGGCCCAAGACGTCGGCGGCCGTGCGGTCACCTGGTGGCACGACCTCGGGCACCATCGCGCCGGGACGGTCGTGGAGCTGGCCGGCCTCCTGCGGCAGCTCCACTCCCTTCCGGTCCCCCTGGAGTTGGACCTCGGCTACGTCGATCCCTTCGTCCGCCTGGACGATCGGATCGGTCAGACCGATCTTGATCCGATGCAGCGAGCCTGGCTCCACGACCACCTGGCCCACCTACGAGCAGCATGGGCCGCCCTCCCGGAAACCGCTCCTCACGTCGTAGTCCATGGGGACGCGTGGGCCGGCAACGTTGCCCTCACCCCGGACGGCACCGCCCACCTCTTGGACTTCGAGCGCACCGCAGTCGGCCCCCGCGAGTGGGACCTGGCCAGCACGGCAGTCGCCTGCAAGACCTCCGGCACCGTCAGCGCAGAGGACTACCAGAGCTACTGCCGGGTCTACGGCTGCGATGTCACGGAGTGGCTGGGTTACCCCACGCTGCGCGGCGCCCGCGAGCTACGCCTCGCCTGCTTCGCCGCCCAAGTCGCGGTGCAACATCCTGCTGCCCACGAACACGCCGTGCACCGTGTGGAGTGCCTGCAAGGGCTCCACGGTCCGCGGCCCTGGTCATGGAGCCCGGTGCCGTAG
- a CDS encoding HAD family hydrolase, whose product MATTSRFRGVVFDFFGVLTFNMVEVISGFEDREKIRRGTFLRAWADPLGQELFRRLELGEISQTDWDTGFAALMGVPSENLLARYLHDAFPAHLVLKVAKEARAAGVRTAVVSNSLGRQPYDPYAGFDLTGTFDEVVLSAEHRVRKPDPAIFQLVLDRLGLDARECLFVDDSEENLVAAQSLGFSTLHALDERVAAAQLRAVLGLPDL is encoded by the coding sequence ATGGCGACGACATCAAGGTTCCGCGGTGTGGTCTTCGACTTCTTCGGGGTCCTGACCTTCAACATGGTCGAGGTGATCTCCGGCTTCGAGGACCGGGAGAAGATCCGGCGGGGCACCTTCCTGCGGGCCTGGGCGGATCCGCTGGGTCAGGAGCTGTTCCGCCGGTTGGAGCTGGGAGAGATCAGCCAGACGGACTGGGACACCGGGTTCGCCGCCCTGATGGGGGTGCCCTCGGAGAACCTCCTCGCCCGGTACCTGCACGACGCCTTCCCCGCCCACCTCGTCCTGAAGGTCGCGAAGGAGGCCCGCGCCGCGGGTGTGAGGACGGCCGTGGTCTCGAACAGCCTCGGCCGGCAGCCGTACGACCCGTACGCGGGCTTCGATCTCACCGGTACCTTCGACGAGGTGGTGCTCTCGGCGGAGCACCGAGTGCGCAAGCCGGATCCGGCGATCTTCCAGCTGGTCCTCGACAGGCTCGGCCTCGACGCCAGGGAGTGCCTGTTCGTCGACGACAGCGAGGAGAACCTCGTGGCAGCGCAGAGTCTGGGCTTCAGCACCCTGCACGCCCTAGATGAGCGGGTCGCCGCCGCACAGCTTCGGGCCGTTCTGGGGCTACCCGATCTCTAG
- a CDS encoding helix-turn-helix domain-containing protein: protein MPDQLREDMRDHRRASGLRWSAFAREAGFAAPYLRNVENGNRAVTPEVAAAYDRVLRTGGTFAAELAAAPTAGTKNTAWNRDGGIAVLIELVNGSTVDRRSFLTSGIALSVSAANWESALAAGKTLPSPPDTPAQLARIEGRLDDLRRLDDELGSGEVHRLARGELLYTVTLIKTGRYSGTSLDRLFSMAAEAARQVAWSAFDQGRPGTAQRYFDGSLRASAIAGDPLSGAYTLSFAAIQCYSTPHQAQRAVSLLETAREKVKHTTTPRMEAMLAARTARALSKAGERKECARQLAIARAALDRGVHDDDPKTLYWVDYGEIEMIAGSSALQLGDPDEALRCFEAAMGAAYPGDDEYPRSHAIYLARAAEAHLARHDLDAAVASARHAARCLGVVDSARSASELAGLRTLLATHTGHRGVREFLEIG from the coding sequence GTGCCTGATCAACTGCGCGAGGATATGCGCGACCACCGCCGGGCCTCGGGTCTGCGCTGGTCGGCCTTCGCCCGCGAAGCTGGCTTCGCCGCGCCGTACTTGCGCAACGTGGAGAACGGCAACCGGGCGGTCACACCTGAAGTGGCAGCCGCCTACGACCGCGTGCTCCGCACCGGCGGCACCTTCGCCGCCGAGCTGGCGGCGGCACCCACCGCCGGTACGAAGAACACGGCGTGGAACAGGGACGGAGGCATCGCCGTCTTGATCGAACTGGTGAACGGGAGCACTGTGGACCGCCGGAGCTTCCTGACGTCCGGAATCGCGCTCTCGGTGTCAGCGGCCAACTGGGAGAGTGCCCTTGCCGCAGGCAAGACGCTCCCATCCCCGCCTGACACGCCTGCGCAGCTCGCACGGATCGAGGGTCGGCTGGACGATCTCCGCCGTCTGGACGACGAACTCGGCAGCGGAGAAGTCCACCGGCTAGCACGCGGAGAACTCCTCTACACTGTCACGCTGATCAAGACGGGCCGCTACTCCGGCACCTCCCTGGACCGGCTGTTCAGCATGGCCGCAGAGGCGGCCCGCCAGGTGGCCTGGAGCGCGTTCGACCAGGGCCGCCCCGGCACAGCCCAGCGGTACTTCGACGGCTCCCTGCGCGCGTCCGCCATCGCCGGCGACCCGCTCAGCGGCGCCTATACGCTCTCCTTCGCCGCCATTCAGTGCTACTCCACCCCGCACCAGGCACAGCGCGCCGTCTCGCTGCTGGAGACCGCCCGGGAGAAGGTCAAGCACACGACCACCCCGCGGATGGAGGCCATGCTCGCCGCCCGCACCGCCCGCGCCCTCTCGAAGGCCGGCGAGCGCAAGGAGTGCGCCCGCCAACTCGCCATCGCCCGCGCAGCCCTGGACCGGGGAGTCCACGACGACGATCCGAAGACCTTGTACTGGGTCGACTACGGGGAAATCGAGATGATCGCCGGCTCTTCCGCCCTGCAACTCGGCGACCCGGATGAGGCGCTGCGCTGCTTCGAGGCGGCCATGGGCGCCGCCTACCCGGGGGACGACGAGTACCCGCGTAGCCATGCCATCTACCTCGCCCGCGCGGCCGAGGCCCACCTCGCCCGGCACGACTTGGACGCCGCCGTCGCCAGCGCCCGGCACGCCGCCCGGTGCCTCGGGGTCGTGGACTCCGCCCGTTCGGCCTCCGAACTCGCCGGTCTTCGCACCCTGCTCGCCACCCACACCGGGCACCGGGGAGTGCGGGAGTTCCTAGAGATCGGGTAG
- a CDS encoding ATP-binding protein — MLVENMPIMVRRPPALPIRDRQHLRLVATETAPRLTRALADQALHRWGVPRSVRPDVRLVVTELVTNVLQHATGVADRIEVFDIVLDLLADSAVRVLVFDASARMPIRKTPVPGAEGSRGLLLVSGLTRDWGAFPLRGGGKAVWADIAVAAEPPQDGADVRIVARVLGAVRDL; from the coding sequence ATGCTTGTCGAGAACATGCCCATCATGGTGAGGCGGCCACCGGCACTGCCCATCCGCGACCGCCAGCATCTGAGGCTGGTAGCCACCGAGACGGCCCCCCGCCTTACCCGGGCGCTGGCGGATCAGGCCCTCCATCGCTGGGGGGTACCGCGCAGCGTTCGGCCGGATGTGCGGCTGGTGGTGACGGAGTTGGTGACGAACGTCCTCCAGCACGCCACCGGTGTGGCGGACCGCATCGAGGTGTTCGACATCGTGCTCGACCTGCTGGCCGACTCCGCGGTCCGGGTGCTCGTGTTCGACGCGAGCGCGCGGATGCCGATCCGCAAGACGCCCGTACCCGGCGCCGAGGGCAGCCGAGGGCTGCTCCTGGTCAGCGGCTTGACCAGGGACTGGGGCGCCTTCCCGCTGCGCGGTGGCGGCAAAGCGGTCTGGGCAGACATCGCTGTGGCCGCTGAGCCGCCGCAGGACGGCGCGGACGTGCGGATCGTGGCCCGAGTGCTCGGGGCGGTGAGGGACCTGTGA
- a CDS encoding DUF5999 family protein, producing the protein MCQHEPDCPPAGSPDQQAAVAVASHPEQGWALLCNGVLVFEDTGAVLPDGRCLEPIGRGEAG; encoded by the coding sequence ATGTGCCAGCACGAGCCTGATTGCCCGCCGGCCGGAAGCCCCGACCAACAGGCCGCCGTCGCGGTCGCCAGCCATCCCGAACAAGGGTGGGCGCTGCTGTGCAACGGAGTCCTGGTCTTCGAGGACACCGGCGCGGTGCTGCCCGACGGACGTTGCCTGGAACCGATCGGCCGCGGGGAGGCGGGATGA
- a CDS encoding 2-keto-4-pentenoate hydratase has protein sequence MIDAKDAVEHDGEVGLLARVLAADSDLQYEELAALGSEPDWVWGSARELLHAEQGARLAPRISAERPEVTLQEAYRVQWAGAALRVSAGARVVGHKVGLTSKAMQEQFGIGEPDSGLLLDTARVADDGAVLVADLIAPRVEAEIAFLLGAPLAGERVSEEQARAAVSGVVLALEVIDSRAGTAGLTLADSVADNAACARFAVGTSVPVEGLDLAAEQVLLTVGGRTQAAGAGSAVLGDPLRSLVWLARRLAPFGCWLRPGDLVLAGAVHASVPLLPGSTVTARSPHLPAVRLHAA, from the coding sequence GTGATCGATGCCAAGGACGCAGTGGAGCACGACGGCGAAGTCGGACTGCTGGCGAGAGTGCTGGCGGCGGACAGTGACCTGCAGTACGAAGAACTGGCCGCCCTGGGCAGTGAGCCTGACTGGGTCTGGGGCAGCGCGCGGGAACTGCTGCACGCGGAGCAGGGAGCGCGGCTCGCTCCGCGGATCAGCGCCGAACGGCCGGAGGTCACGCTGCAGGAGGCGTACCGCGTGCAGTGGGCGGGGGCGGCGCTGCGGGTGTCGGCGGGGGCACGGGTGGTCGGCCACAAGGTGGGCCTGACCTCGAAGGCGATGCAGGAGCAGTTCGGCATCGGCGAGCCCGACTCCGGACTGCTGCTGGACACCGCCCGGGTCGCGGACGACGGCGCGGTGCTGGTGGCGGACCTGATCGCGCCGCGAGTGGAAGCCGAGATCGCCTTCCTACTGGGCGCCCCGCTGGCAGGGGAACGGGTGAGCGAGGAGCAGGCCCGTGCGGCCGTGTCGGGTGTGGTCCTAGCGCTGGAGGTCATCGACAGCCGGGCAGGCACCGCCGGTCTCACCTTGGCCGACAGCGTGGCCGACAACGCCGCCTGCGCCCGGTTCGCGGTGGGAACCTCCGTGCCGGTCGAAGGCTTGGACCTGGCGGCGGAGCAGGTGCTGCTGACCGTCGGCGGCCGGACGCAGGCCGCCGGTGCCGGGAGCGCGGTGCTGGGCGATCCGCTGCGCTCGCTGGTGTGGCTGGCGCGTCGTCTGGCGCCCTTCGGCTGCTGGCTTCGCCCCGGCGACCTGGTGCTGGCCGGGGCGGTGCACGCGAGCGTTCCCCTGCTTCCGGGCAGCACCGTCACCGCCCGGTCCCCGCACCTGCCCGCTGTGCGGCTGCACGCTGCCTGA
- a CDS encoding acetaldehyde dehydrogenase, which translates to MSYVERSRVAVLGAGLLGIDLAERLARSPSMSCVLVAGRRAGAAGLRQAQALGLETSAAGLEAVLAAKPDVVFDASSAPAHLAHAPELIRAGALVVDLTPSGTGAMVVPTVNGVQAEQHYLSLVSCGGQAALPVLDALTRFTGAAPGYAEVVTTAASATVGPASRDNLDEYIDATGRLVTGLVGAPRAKVLVNISPARPAPVFRTRVTALVPGPPLPQGPLHAALGEAADAVRAFAPGYRVEDCRLERGQVRVSVAVTATSGTFVKPYAGNVELINAAAVLVAERHLAARKAVRP; encoded by the coding sequence ATGTCGTACGTGGAGCGCAGCCGAGTCGCGGTGCTGGGCGCGGGTCTGCTCGGGATTGACCTGGCGGAGCGCCTGGCCAGGTCGCCGTCGATGAGCTGCGTCCTGGTGGCCGGGCGGCGGGCCGGAGCCGCGGGCCTTCGCCAGGCCCAGGCTTTGGGCCTGGAGACCTCGGCCGCTGGCCTGGAGGCCGTACTGGCCGCCAAACCGGACGTGGTCTTCGATGCCTCCAGCGCTCCGGCCCACCTCGCCCACGCCCCGGAGCTGATCCGTGCGGGCGCTCTGGTGGTGGACCTGACCCCCAGCGGCACCGGCGCGATGGTCGTGCCTACTGTGAACGGAGTCCAAGCCGAGCAGCACTACCTGAGCCTGGTCAGCTGCGGCGGACAGGCCGCGCTGCCGGTCCTGGACGCCCTCACGCGCTTCACCGGGGCAGCGCCAGGCTATGCGGAGGTGGTCACCACCGCGGCGTCAGCGACGGTCGGCCCGGCCAGCCGCGACAACCTGGATGAGTACATCGACGCCACCGGCCGGCTGGTGACCGGCCTGGTCGGTGCGCCGCGGGCGAAGGTGTTGGTGAACATCAGCCCGGCCCGGCCCGCACCCGTCTTCCGCACCCGGGTGACGGCTCTGGTCCCGGGCCCGCCGTTGCCGCAGGGCCCGCTGCACGCCGCGCTCGGCGAGGCCGCCGACGCCGTGCGCGCCTTCGCCCCCGGCTACCGGGTCGAGGACTGCCGTCTGGAGCGAGGGCAGGTCCGGGTGTCGGTCGCGGTCACTGCGACCAGCGGCACCTTCGTCAAGCCGTACGCCGGCAACGTGGAACTCATCAACGCAGCGGCCGTCCTGGTGGCGGAGCGCCACCTGGCAGCGAGAAAGGCGGTACGGCCGTGA
- the dmpG gene encoding 4-hydroxy-2-oxovalerate aldolase, producing the protein MTHTSGTEVVLHDATLRDGQHEVGHQMTEDQLRRYAEAADRAGVPVVEVGHGNGLGASSLQIGRARLSDAQMLDAVRPELASARMGVFMAPGWGTGSDIRAAVAAGAGVVRVAAHCTEANVTRRHLGLVRDLGVQAQTVLLMSHMAEPTELARQCALAVSYGAQAVGIMDSAGALLPGDVTARVSAIASETGVPVIFHGHNNLGLAVGNSLAAVQAGARIVDVCAQGIGAGAGNTPLEVMAAVLQRCGYETGVQVRAALAAAEVAREHLMDRAPQMDPVSIVSGLEGVFSGFRLPVLAAAEKAGVDPLEVFAELGRRRAVAGQEDLIPVAVDAVAQTAALAEPVNP; encoded by the coding sequence GTGACGCACACGTCGGGAACCGAGGTCGTCCTGCACGATGCGACGCTGCGTGACGGCCAGCACGAGGTCGGTCACCAGATGACCGAGGATCAGTTGCGCCGGTACGCCGAGGCGGCGGACCGGGCCGGGGTGCCGGTGGTGGAGGTTGGCCACGGCAATGGCCTGGGCGCCTCCTCCCTCCAGATCGGCCGGGCCCGGCTGAGCGACGCGCAGATGCTGGACGCCGTCCGGCCGGAGCTGGCCTCGGCGCGGATGGGGGTGTTCATGGCCCCCGGCTGGGGGACCGGTTCCGACATCCGTGCCGCGGTGGCCGCCGGGGCGGGCGTGGTACGCGTAGCCGCGCACTGCACCGAGGCGAACGTCACCCGCAGGCACCTGGGCCTGGTTCGCGACCTCGGCGTCCAGGCGCAGACGGTCCTACTGATGAGCCACATGGCCGAGCCGACGGAGCTGGCCCGGCAGTGCGCACTGGCCGTGTCCTACGGCGCGCAGGCGGTCGGGATCATGGACTCCGCCGGGGCGCTGCTGCCCGGGGACGTCACCGCGCGGGTGTCGGCCATCGCGTCCGAGACCGGCGTACCGGTGATCTTCCACGGCCACAACAACCTGGGCCTTGCCGTCGGCAACTCGCTGGCCGCCGTCCAGGCCGGTGCGCGGATCGTGGACGTGTGCGCGCAGGGCATCGGCGCCGGTGCCGGGAACACGCCGCTGGAGGTAATGGCTGCAGTCCTGCAGCGCTGCGGTTACGAGACCGGTGTCCAGGTACGGGCGGCGCTGGCCGCCGCCGAGGTAGCTCGCGAGCACCTGATGGACCGGGCACCGCAGATGGACCCGGTCAGCATCGTCTCCGGGCTGGAGGGCGTGTTCAGCGGCTTCAGGCTGCCGGTGCTCGCCGCCGCCGAGAAGGCGGGCGTCGACCCGCTGGAGGTCTTCGCCGAGCTTGGCCGCCGCCGGGCAGTGGCCGGCCAGGAAGACCTGATCCCCGTCGCAGTCGATGCCGTCGCCCAGACGGCCGCGTTGGCCGAACCCGTTAATCCCTGA
- a CDS encoding acyl carrier protein, which translates to MSNQELHPTLHSILSEDLKVGADHLAPDTGLEEAGLDSLSLVELSVALHQQLGVDLDEAQIAAACTIAGLDQLVRAHLETT; encoded by the coding sequence ATGAGCAACCAGGAGCTGCACCCCACACTGCACAGCATCTTGAGCGAGGACCTGAAGGTGGGCGCCGACCATCTCGCCCCGGACACGGGGCTGGAGGAGGCCGGACTGGACTCGCTGTCGCTGGTCGAGCTGAGCGTGGCGCTGCACCAGCAACTGGGCGTGGACCTGGACGAGGCGCAGATCGCCGCGGCCTGCACGATCGCCGGACTGGACCAGCTGGTGCGTGCCCACCTGGAGACGACGTGA
- a CDS encoding HpcH/HpaI aldolase/citrate lyase family protein — translation MSASSPDWPGTAWLITPATAGPHRFDAALRSGADVWLLDLEDSVPPDSKESARRAALAFLAGPSASGAPQVGLRLNAPGTLAGMEDLVALARAGAGGHLLLIPKVESARDVTLVADVLAGGVRLWALIESPRAVQRLPQILEVAPLDGVVFGAADYAAAAGRPLGSAALDWVRAAVAQAASAAGIPAIDSPCFDLADPTTLQAEAEFARDLGYCGKGAVHPDQIEAIRAAFAPTDAQLAKARQVVTAAQSADGGITTVDGRMIGPPLVEAARALTARHSDPSGGTR, via the coding sequence GTGAGCGCCAGCAGCCCGGACTGGCCGGGCACCGCGTGGCTGATCACCCCGGCAACAGCGGGCCCCCACCGCTTCGACGCGGCGCTGCGCTCGGGCGCGGACGTGTGGCTGCTGGACCTGGAGGACTCCGTCCCGCCCGACAGCAAGGAGTCGGCGCGGCGGGCCGCCTTGGCGTTCCTGGCCGGCCCCTCGGCGTCCGGCGCGCCGCAGGTGGGGCTGCGACTGAACGCACCCGGCACCCTGGCGGGCATGGAGGACTTGGTCGCGCTGGCCAGGGCGGGGGCCGGAGGGCACCTGCTGCTGATCCCGAAGGTCGAGTCGGCGCGCGACGTCACCCTGGTCGCCGACGTCCTGGCCGGCGGGGTGCGGCTGTGGGCGCTGATCGAGAGCCCCCGGGCGGTGCAGCGGCTGCCGCAGATCCTGGAGGTGGCGCCGCTGGACGGCGTGGTGTTCGGGGCGGCGGACTACGCCGCCGCGGCCGGTCGCCCGCTGGGGTCCGCCGCGCTGGACTGGGTCCGTGCCGCCGTCGCACAGGCGGCCTCGGCCGCCGGGATCCCGGCGATCGACTCGCCCTGCTTCGACCTAGCCGATCCCACCACGCTGCAAGCCGAGGCCGAGTTCGCCCGCGACCTGGGGTACTGCGGCAAGGGCGCGGTGCACCCGGACCAGATCGAGGCGATCCGCGCCGCCTTCGCTCCCACCGACGCCCAACTCGCTAAGGCTCGGCAGGTCGTGACCGCCGCGCAGAGCGCCGACGGCGGCATCACCACCGTGGACGGCCGCATGATCGGCCCGCCGCTGGTCGAAGCCGCCCGCGCCCTGACCGCCCGTCACTCCGACCCCTCTGGAGGCACACGGTGA
- a CDS encoding MaoC family dehydratase → MTTVNTEQQGVPAGYRLVGEGRVREVIGRGLADFVIGQVIEHRPARTVTETDHALTLALSGNPAPVHSDIEFCRTSGRTQTLVCGMVTLSLVLGSSVRSTSALTSANLSLDELRLEHPVHVGDTLSAETEILSARASRSRPDQGVVTCRTSGYNQHGQRVITFTRAFLVPADADPVRESTGY, encoded by the coding sequence GTGACCACAGTGAACACCGAACAGCAGGGTGTACCGGCCGGATACCGGCTGGTAGGCGAAGGGCGCGTGCGCGAGGTCATCGGCCGAGGGCTTGCGGACTTCGTCATCGGCCAGGTCATCGAGCACCGGCCAGCGCGCACCGTCACCGAGACCGACCACGCGCTGACCCTGGCGCTCAGTGGGAACCCCGCCCCCGTCCACAGCGACATCGAGTTCTGCCGCACCAGCGGGCGCACGCAGACCCTGGTGTGCGGCATGGTCACCCTGTCCCTGGTGCTCGGCTCCTCGGTGCGCTCCACCAGCGCGCTCACCTCGGCGAACCTGTCCCTGGACGAGCTGCGGCTGGAGCACCCCGTGCACGTGGGCGACACGCTGAGCGCTGAGACGGAGATCCTGTCCGCCAGGGCCTCGCGCAGCCGCCCGGACCAGGGGGTGGTGACCTGCCGCACCAGCGGCTACAACCAGCACGGCCAGCGCGTGATCACCTTCACCCGCGCCTTCCTGGTGCCCGCCGACGCCGATCCGGTGCGCGAGAGCACCGGCTACTAG
- a CDS encoding GNAT family N-acetyltransferase → MDEEQQVSVTAAGPEDWRTYQALAERSYGHPVPDLELLRPHADARVGVREGRIVAGGLGLMVPQMFGGRPVPSVCLASGSVAPEERGSRLTVRMLAERIRPLREQGAVLAAVWTTSTGYAHRLGWAAPAQVFSWSVPTDQLRAAFTTGAFEITHGPYQDVAALQHQLAGQWNGPWQRPQWWDGWQQQTHPQLAHYRAHDRDGRTAGFVSLAFDRDQQGERQVVVHDFWASGAASATALLGFLGRFHSRIPTVAFQRTALPPGAELLEQLHRAGSAHARHWHPWMLRILDPAEAVRLRGWPSHLTADLPLTISEDTGRPRAYTLCIDGGKGRLLPSSQHPAGACTMTMRQLAVWYAGGYRTATSAALAGVDGTREAVTSLVAVTSDREPWLTEYF, encoded by the coding sequence ATGGACGAGGAGCAGCAGGTGAGCGTCACCGCCGCCGGTCCCGAGGACTGGCGGACCTACCAGGCGCTGGCCGAACGCAGCTACGGCCACCCGGTGCCCGACTTGGAGCTGCTGCGCCCGCACGCGGACGCCCGCGTCGGGGTGCGGGAGGGGCGGATCGTCGCCGGGGGCCTCGGGCTGATGGTGCCGCAGATGTTCGGCGGCCGGCCGGTGCCTTCCGTGTGCCTGGCGTCCGGCAGCGTCGCCCCCGAGGAGCGCGGCAGCCGCCTGACGGTGCGCATGCTGGCCGAGCGGATCCGCCCGCTGCGCGAGCAGGGGGCCGTGCTGGCCGCGGTGTGGACGACGTCCACCGGCTACGCCCACCGCCTGGGCTGGGCCGCCCCCGCCCAGGTGTTCTCTTGGAGCGTGCCCACCGACCAGCTGCGCGCCGCGTTCACCACCGGCGCGTTCGAGATCACCCATGGCCCCTACCAGGACGTCGCCGCCCTGCAGCACCAACTGGCCGGGCAGTGGAACGGCCCCTGGCAACGACCGCAGTGGTGGGACGGCTGGCAGCAGCAGACGCACCCCCAGCTCGCGCACTACCGCGCCCACGACCGCGACGGCCGCACCGCCGGGTTCGTCTCCCTGGCCTTCGACCGCGACCAGCAGGGCGAACGGCAGGTCGTCGTCCACGACTTCTGGGCCTCCGGCGCCGCGAGCGCCACCGCCCTGCTGGGCTTCCTCGGCCGCTTCCACAGCCGCATCCCCACCGTCGCCTTCCAGCGCACCGCCCTGCCTCCCGGCGCCGAGTTGCTGGAGCAACTGCACCGCGCCGGATCCGCGCACGCCCGGCACTGGCACCCCTGGATGCTGCGCATCCTGGACCCGGCCGAGGCCGTCCGCCTGCGCGGCTGGCCGTCCCACCTCACCGCGGACCTGCCGCTGACGATCAGCGAGGACACCGGCCGCCCCCGCGCCTACACCCTCTGCATCGACGGCGGCAAGGGCCGGTTGCTGCCGAGCAGCCAGCACCCGGCCGGCGCGTGCACGATGACCATGCGCCAGCTCGCGGTCTGGTACGCCGGCGGTTACCGCACCGCCACCTCCGCCGCCCTGGCCGGAGTAGACGGCACCCGCGAAGCGGTCACCTCGCTGGTCGCCGTGACCTCCGACCGTGAACCGTGGCTGACCGAATACTTCTGA
- a CDS encoding aminoglycoside phosphotransferase family protein, with protein sequence MTPTAPIPDDLHRWAEQHLPGTTRATDTSWPRSTSQVWRVDGESTSVYVKISPSRRAFEREIHAHRHAKAALPPTSAPHLIAFDTRTLALLTTAVPGAVVRGLPLDPDTETRVHHLGGNLLRGWHDHPAPEPEGAREAVTASMTAQAAEAALCLKATEELLHPDERNLVAEVAHDLVALAAGLPLVYLHGDAAPRNWLWDQATTNLALIDFETAEHGLAVQDMIWLCGAMWPDQPHLREAYLDGYGRPLTEDEQRLLLLLTARLAVSYLTTGLRNQDQVLIDRGRTALGDLVRTHA encoded by the coding sequence TTGACCCCCACCGCGCCGATCCCCGATGACCTGCACCGCTGGGCCGAGCAGCACCTGCCCGGCACCACCCGGGCTACCGACACCTCCTGGCCGCGCAGCACCTCCCAGGTCTGGCGCGTGGACGGCGAGAGCACCAGCGTCTACGTCAAGATCAGCCCCTCGCGTCGCGCCTTCGAGCGGGAGATCCACGCTCACCGCCACGCCAAGGCGGCACTGCCGCCCACCTCGGCCCCCCACCTGATCGCCTTCGACACCCGCACCCTGGCCCTGCTGACCACCGCGGTCCCCGGCGCCGTGGTGCGCGGGCTGCCGCTGGACCCGGACACCGAGACCCGGGTCCACCACCTGGGCGGCAACCTGCTGCGGGGCTGGCACGACCACCCGGCGCCCGAGCCCGAGGGCGCCCGCGAGGCGGTCACCGCCTCGATGACCGCGCAGGCGGCCGAGGCGGCACTGTGCCTGAAGGCCACCGAGGAACTGCTGCACCCCGACGAGCGGAACCTGGTCGCCGAGGTCGCCCACGACCTGGTCGCCCTGGCCGCCGGCCTCCCGCTGGTCTACCTCCACGGCGACGCCGCACCGCGCAACTGGCTCTGGGACCAGGCCACCACCAACCTGGCCCTGATCGACTTCGAGACCGCCGAACACGGCCTCGCCGTCCAGGACATGATCTGGCTCTGCGGCGCGATGTGGCCCGACCAGCCGCACCTGCGCGAGGCGTACCTCGACGGCTACGGCCGCCCCCTGACCGAGGACGAGCAGCGGCTTCTGCTGCTGCTGACCGCCCGGCTGGCCGTGTCCTACCTGACCACCGGCCTGCGCAACCAGGACCAGGTGCTCATCGACCGCGGTCGCACCGCGCTCGGCGACCTGGTCCGCACCCACGCCTGA